In the genome of Magnetospirillum sp. WYHS-4, one region contains:
- a CDS encoding tRNA (cytidine(34)-2'-O)-methyltransferase translates to MRLVLYEPDIPQNAGTLLRLSACLGLGVDLVEPCGFLISDRHLRRAGMDYLGRAELVRHASWTAYLETSPAGRLVLLTTRGDIAYPDFAFRPDDRLMVGREGGGVPEGVHAAAAARLVVPMVAGVRSLNVAVAAAMVLGEALRQTGRFPTEEKG, encoded by the coding sequence ATGCGGTTGGTGCTGTACGAACCCGACATTCCGCAGAACGCCGGCACGCTCTTGCGTCTCTCCGCCTGCCTGGGGCTGGGGGTGGACTTGGTGGAGCCCTGCGGTTTCCTGATTTCCGACCGCCATCTGCGTCGCGCCGGGATGGACTACCTGGGCCGGGCGGAACTGGTCCGGCACGCTTCCTGGACCGCCTACCTGGAAACAAGCCCCGCCGGGCGGCTGGTGCTGCTCACCACCCGGGGCGACATCGCCTATCCGGACTTCGCCTTCCGCCCCGACGATCGGCTGATGGTGGGACGGGAGGGCGGCGGGGTGCCGGAGGGGGTCCATGCGGCCGCCGCCGCCCGCTTGGTCGTTCCCATGGTGGCTGGCGTGCGCTCGCTCAACGTCGCCGTGGCCGCCGCCATGGTCCTGGGGGAGGCCTTGCGGCAGACGGGTCGGTTCCCGACCGAAGAAAAGGGCTAG